In Chitinispirillum alkaliphilum, the genomic window TACCGGCCTATTCAACAGGGTAGCGGTTTTTCTGCGTTTTCAGATTCAGAAAAAAACCTGCCTGAAACTTATAATCCTTTTTATGGAGGTTGTTTTATGCCCGTTATGGATTTGCACGAAGATGTACAGGATATTATTGAAGTGAGTGAAGAGGAGCTTCTTGATATGCCGGAGACTGCCGGTACTATCGAACAGAAGGTTGCAGAGATCAGGGGTAAAGTTGCTCAGCCGCACATGCCGGTGACCATCTTTGTGGCTGAATTTGGTAAAGACCTGGCACACATGGAGCAGGACAGGGATGCATGGATTGCATGCGGATTCGACTGGGCAGACTTTGACTACTATAAGGAGCTGCACAAGGAGCTTTTCAGGGCAAACTCAAGTGTTGTGGTCAACAGAGAGAATGTTTCTTCTGCGGTACGGGAGTGGCAAAAAGAGCAGGACAATGTCAGAACCGAACGAAACCGCCTGATCGCCGCTGCAAGAATCGCGGTTAAAAGGGATCCAAACCTGCGCAGTATTCTAAGAGAGATCTCTGAGGGCAATTCCAATATGGACAGCATTCAGGATATCCTCTCCCTCTCAAAACTGCTTCTGAATGTGTTGGATACGGTTTCCGGTATCGCTGTCGGTGGGGTTAAAATCGATGAAGAACACCTGAACAGAAAAAGAGAGTGGGCAGGTGAAATCAAACAGATTCTGAACAAAGCCGATGCGCTGAGAAATGTACGGCAGGAGGAGATTGTCTATCGCAACAAGGTAATCATGCTGTGCCGCCAGGCTCAGGCTACTATCAACACGTGGCTTGATGCGGTCTATTTTGATGATCCGGATAAGAAGGCTAATTTTGCCAGTGATTATTTCAGACGATTACGCAACAATTCAAACAGATCCTCAAACAATCAGACTCCCGCAGAACAGCCGATGAATACTGATCTGTAGGGGAAAAGAAGTGTATAGTGCCGGATGCCGGAGGCAGAGTGTTGGAGTAACACCTGAAATTTTTGGGTTCACTGCCGCCTTTGCCCCCCTTCCGGCCTCTTAATCTGTCCTGATGCGATTACACTGCAAGCTGTCCCCCTCCCCCTTTCCTTTTATCCCTCTTTTTATCAGCCTTTTGCTCTCTGATATGTGCAGTGGGCCAATTTGGTACGCAATGGCGGGAAATCCGGCGCTGTGGGTGCCACTTTCGGTGCAGTGGAGGGTCGGTTTGCCTGCAGTGGGTACTGTTTTTCGCGCTGTGACAAGGAAATCCGGCGCTGTGGGTGTCACTTTCGGTGCAGTGGAGGGTCGGTTTGCCTGCAGTGGGCACTGTTTTTCGCGCTGTGACAAGGATATCCGGCGCTGTGGGTGCCACTTTAGGCGCTGTGGAGGGTCGGTTTGCCTGCAGTGGGTACTGTTTTTCGCGCGGTGTCAAGGAAATCCGGCGCTGTGGGTGCCACTTTCGGTGCAGTGGAGGGTCGGTTTGCCTGCAGTGGGTACTATTTTTCGCGCAGTGTCAATGAAATCCGGCGCTGTGGGTGCCACTTTAGGTGCAGTGGAGGGTCGGTTTACCTGCAGTGGGTACTGATTTTCGCGCTGTGACAAGGAAATCCGGCGCTGTGGGTGCAACTTTCGGTGCTGTGTTCGTGAATCATCAAATAACGAATGGCGCTTATTAGAATATTAATGTCGATTACCATCCTGGCGGTTTCACACTAGCTCAAGCCTACCAACTCGGTTATTTCCTGACTGATTGTACCGATGGCCGACCCGGATTTCCTTTGAATCGCCGGGTGAATTCAACTCTTTTTTGTCAACCCCAAGAGTAGAATAAAGAACTCTTAACGAGCTTATGATGGCGATTTTCTGATAGTAAAATCACGAAACCCACTTGTATGCTTTTAAACACACAAGTGCGCATAAAGCATACAACCTGCTCTTTTGCCTTTTTCACCCATGCTTATAACCAATTTTTGTTACAATCGTGGGATAAAAAACATATTTCAAACGGATTGCGGCTATATGCTGATTTGCGGAACACTGTGGAGAAAAGCAGAACCATATAGCCGCTGTTGTATGGTATGCTTGGGAGACTTTTCAAAATTACTTCTACTTTTATACATGTGCGTCTTTTCTTCCTAATAAAAATTTGCCTATTTCTTTCAGCTGGAGCATAGGACGTGCGATAGCTGCCTTTTTTTCATTCCACAAAAGCTATTTATCCCTCAATTTCAATAGTTCATCATCCAAACCGTAGCGGACGACATCGATGGTATTGCTCTGCTGAGAGATGTAGTCGCCAGTCAAAACAGGCAATTGAAACGGGAAGAATGCTGGGTTGTTTTTCAATAATCCAAGGGTGACTTTTCCTTCTTTATCGGCATACAGAGCAGCCTCGTATAAAAGTATTGTGAGGTTCGGTTCACTGATTTCCATCGGTTTGCATTGTTCATAGCAGCCCTTGATCTTGGAATCCTCTAGCACGCCCCATGCGACAAAAGAGCGGATTGTGTATCGGGCATTCCTGGCCACCGTTTCCCTGTCGCCGTACTGCTCTTTGAGGCGGGAGAACACTTGAGCCTGCGTTATCTGATCCTGCAAATTGAAAAGCCTACCTGTCTGTTTTGCGACATTGAACCAGAAGGGATACGATGCAGAGATCACCGCCCAGTGGTACGGAAGCCAGTTTTGAGGACTCTCATTCCGAATAAGTGCGAGAGCATAATCCCTGAAGGGAATTAAATCTTTGTCCGGCGCAAACCATGATGCGAGGATACTAATGGCCATGCCATACGTTTTTTTGCCTCGTTCGCCAGTACCGCCGCTTTGTTTCTGAATTGCTAAAAACTCGTCTAATTCAGCTCGAATCTCTTTTTCATTGAGACCGGCTAACATCATTTTGACGACATGATCCATCCAGTGTTTTTGAATGGTCTGCTTTATACCCAGTTTGTCGTGACGTTTGCTCATTTTTGTGTCCTCTTTTCTACTTTGATCAGAGGCACAATTACTTCCTCGATAGCAACACCTCCATGCCCGACAATTGAGTCGCCCTCATTAACAAATGCATCATTCCCAGTAGCAACTAATGGGAAATATTCGTCAGGCAGACCCGATGGCTGCCATTCCCGTGCGGAGGTAAATGTTGAAGAGATACGTGAGCGCAGTTCCGGTGTTGGATATATGCGAACTCTTTCTCCACGACTCTCTGCAATCGCCCCTTCTGTTGGTCGTCCTTTCCCGCTCGACTCTATGTTGCCGTGGTCTGAAGTTATCCAGATTTCATAGCCATGATTGCTAAGATAATTAATAAGTGAAATCAGGTATTCCCCTCTGCACCATTGGTCTATCTGGTTATGCATGCCTGCAGCTCCGAGCTGCATCCCATGCATGATCTTATCCACTTTATCTATCACCAAACCAACAACCTTGGTTTGTGCCGGGTTGATTAAACTATCCATCGCGACTTCGGCATCACCATCTCCGAGACTGCGTTTATACGCTATATCCATCTTCGAAACGTCATGGCTTTGCCAAAACTGTTTCCACAACTTCTCTTCGCTGTTTGTTGAGTTAATTGAAGACGGGAAATAGATGGGCGGCTTGCCTGAAAATATGGCTTGTCGTGAGACAGACGTAAGCGTAGGTATCCACGCAAACGTTGCTGACTCTCGCAGAACAAGATCACTGTTTTGTTTCTGGATTATGTTTCGAACTGTTACCCATTGATCCAGCGAAAGACCATCTATAACCACCAGCGCGGCCTTTTTGCCCTTTTGGTCTTCTTCAATATATCGAGCCAGGTGTCGCGGTACATGGTGCAACATTGCCGGAGCTGAGGGCGGTAGATTTATCAGGCTGGCATAATGAGTTTCCAACCAATCTGCAAAGATGCCATTCAGCCTCTGGCCTGTTCCACAATAACGTTTTTTATGCTCAACATTGCTCGCCGTATGTATAAGCGATGAAAGCTCCGCCCATTTCATGGCGAACGCAATCCAGTCAGTGTATCTCGAATCCATCGATAAGTCGGCTGCATCAACAATATCAAACAGTCGCGAAATCCTGAGATCCTCGCAGTCTGGTTTGGCTGTTGAAATACCGCTTAAAATCCAAGAGTCTTTCGCTATATCTATGCCGGGCAGGTCGACCGGTGTAAGTTTCCCCTCTACAAATAGGTTATCGATATAAACTCGTATATCCTGATGGTCGAATGGAAGTGCCACAGGCCCTTGGACCTTTAAAAAAGAGGCTTCAGAATCTTCTTTGACCTGTTTATCTTGTTTGAGATTTTCAAGGAATATTGGCCAGCGTTCCTGAATAAATGCAAAAAACTGTTCTGCATCCGGAATAATTTGAGACAGACTCCAGCCTCTAAAATTGCCGCTGCTTTCAAAAACGTCAACCAACCTGTCTGCCAGCATCGCTGGCATTGCAGAATTCCCGTAGTGCAGGCGCAACAAAAAGCGGAAAAGCTCAACTTCTGTGGAAATGAGTTCTGCTGCCACTCCAAATACATGTCGAAGGATAAAATCCTTAGTGGCGTTATCACCCATGCGGTCGGGATTTGTTTTCTTTTGGGCATCAAACAGTGAATCCAGAAGGCTGCGATCAAGCTGCTCAACAACTGGATAGCTCATGTTGGGGAAAAGATCTCCCAAGCTGAAAGACAGCTTCCTTCCGGCCTGAAGCAGGTCATAAGGCAAGACCGTCAATTCTGCGTCCTGTAATCTTAAAATCACAATAAGATCGGTGTGCTCGCCCTGGTCCCAAATAGATCGATATTTTGATTCATAGGCATATCTGAACTCAATCGCGTCATTAAACTCTATGAGATCAAACCCACGGTCTCTCAGCTCCATTGCCAGTTTTTCTTCAGTTAACAGGCAATCTGGATCAGATACCAGCGTTAGTTTGGCAACATTCGGCACAAAATCTACAAGGATGGTGTTTCGCCAGCTCACTTGCATGAACACCACCTCGTACCTTTTGTTCTCTGCCAACACCCTTTTCTGGAATGCAGTTTTACTGTATTTTTAGGATGTGTTCCGCAATTGCACAATGTGCAGCACCTATTTTGTTGTTTTTTTAAACTTGTTCCAGGACGATTCCTGGATTTACAGTCACTTCTAATCCAAATAGGAAATAAACCAGAATTTAACCATCCATTAACTACATAGTATGCATTTCTATTGTGCTCAGATCCGTGATGCGGACTAGTAACTATAATTGGCCCCCTTCGGGGCAAATATGCCGGCAGCTTGAAATTTAAATCAGAATCTGCAGTAAAGAGTACAGCTGGTTCGCTCTTATTCTCTGGGCTATAAAATACCAGTGACTCTTTATTTGCGGTTGATAACGAGAGAAACTGCAAGGCATCAATATTTATTGCCTTCACTGAAGCGATTTCTTTTGCGTACACTGACTCAAATTTCCCAGTTTCTCCACCAGAAGCTGTGTTTCCAAACTCAAAAAAACGGATTTTGCAACCACGGTGGTAGGCAAGTTCAGTTATTTCCCGGATATTTTTAGCGGCTTCAATTGATTGCCAAAAGATAGGGAACAAATTCTTATGTTTGCGATTTATCCTATGAGGATAATCAAAGTAAAAAGGTTCAAAATCAGGGCAGTCTAAAAAGATTTCAAAAAACTCAGAGGGAAAATGTTTCGATTCCTCAATTACGCTGCCAAGCTCAAATTCATTAGCTTTGTTATCGCTAATAACTTTGTTTATTTCACTCCTTCTATAAATGCCTTCTAGCGAGATAACATTGTCATTATCCTTGCATTTGCAGATATTTTCAACTAACTCTCTACAAAAGATGTGGGGTTTTGCAAATAGATCTTTCATGCGATAGGTCCAAGAACCAGGCAACCAAACCTCTTTTATTGTTCCTTCCCAATTCTCTAACAAACCAGCAACCCCATTTGCATGATCTGCGTCATTGTGAGTACAAACCAGAACATCTAAATAATCAGTCCTACATATTGAGCTCATCCATTGTAAGATAGCTGACTTGCTCTTACCTCCATCCACAAGTACTCGCAAATCTTTTTTTTCTAGATAGAAGGCATCACCTTGCCCAACTGGTAAAGCAATAAACTTGCTCATGATTTCTTACTCCAAATATTCAACATTAACAGCGGCCGCATTTCCGGTACTATCTGCCGGGCGGATTTAAGCTCGCTGCGCCATTGTAATTCGTCCTCTTCCAGACGGGCCAGCCTGAACTGTCGAACTTCAGGCAGCCCCAACCGGTCGATGGCTTTACGGCGTGATGCAAAGGCAATCATGCCGCGCTCTTCTTCACGGGCCACTGTAGCGAAATGAGCCTCCTGCATCGTCTCAAAAAGCTCCTGACCGACCTGTTCGGCTGCAGACAGAAGTTTTTCGCCAACCACAATGGACTCATCAGAATCTTTCAGGCTGTCAATGCGGAGATCATCGGTTAACAACTGGTCCCATATATGTCTTGCGGTGGGCATGAACATCTTTCCTTCATTGCTCATGAAAACCGGGAGGTAGCTTCGTCTTGTCAGAGGGATTCTGCTCTGAGAGTCGGCCGGTTGCTCCACAGAAATGCGGATTTCAAAAAGGCCCCACAGACCTGAAACGGTTTTAGGGAGTCCGTTTATAGATACACAAGGCAAAGGCTGCCCGGGAATAAACTGAGGCAGATTCATGGCCAAGCCGCGAATCCGGGCATTTGCAAGTGACAGGAGATTCCCATTGGTTGAAGTGTCTCTGGATTGGAAAACAGCGCTTTGCACCTTTTCACCATCCGGCCATGTAAAATTCCAGCCGAGCAGATCCTTTTCCAGTTTACACTCTTTGGTTTGCAGATAATGCGTTGTCATCTGCTCTATCCAGTGCGGCAGAGGATGGCTGCGCAGTTTTTCAGCTGCCGGTAAGTCCGGCTCTTCAGATATTCCAAAAACAGCACATTGCTCCCGAATCTGCAGCATCTCTTCCTGAAGATTCTGCACTGTCTGATTGACCTCGGTATCCGGATCGGCGTCCTCCATAATGACATGAGTCATCATCTTTTCGATTATCTCTCCAGACAGTGAGGTATCCAGAATGTCGTTGGCTTTATCGATGCCCATTTCATCGAGAATGATGGAAAGCTTGGTTTGAAGCACCTCCCGCACCCGGCCTTCAACTGAGTTTTCATAAACGAAATTTACCGCCCGGACTATTTTGCTTTGACCAATACGGTCAACACGACCGATCCGCTGTTCGATACGCATCGGATTCCATGGTAAATCGTAATTAACCACCACATTGCAGAATTGAAGGTTCAAACCTTCACCACCGGCATCTGTTGCTATAAGAACCCGGGCATTATCTCGAAAATCGCGCTGAGCCATCCGTCGTTCATCCATGCTCATGGAGCCGTTCAAGATGGCACAAGGGATGCCTCGTTCTTCAAGGAAGGTTCGCAGCATTGCCTGCGTTGGAACAAATTCAGTGAAAATCAACAATTTCAGCTGATCGTCATTTTCCTCTCCCTGCAGTTGAAAGATGAGGTTCATCAGCGCTTCGGTTTTCATATCCGGTCCGGCCATTTCTGCAGCCCGGGCGAGATCCAACAGAGCGTTGACTTCCGCCAACTCACTGGTTCTGCCTGATTCATCCACTTCAACCAGCAGGTCCAGCTGCATCTGGCCGTCAAGATCTGGGAAGTCCTCTAACTCTTCTTCGCCAAGGGAGGTTCGAGTCTCTTGCAAATTCTCCAGCACCTGCAGTCTTCGCTCCAGCGTGCAGCGGATGGCGTGAGAGCTTGAAGTGACAATTCGCTGAAGAAGAACCATCAGGAAACCGATATGCGGTTTGCGATCCTTAACCGCACGGTTATAGCCTTCTTTTACGTAGTCAGTGACTGCTTCGTACAATGCCACCTGTGCCGGGTTCCGTTCCAGATCCACACCCAGCGTCTGTGTAGTGCGTGGCCGGAAAAGCGGTTTTCCGTCTGCCGTCACTGCTTTGCGTTTTTCGGTCCGTATTATAAAATCGGATACTCTGTCCCGGGTCACGCTTTCTAAATCAGGGAAAGCCATCGGATCGAGTAAACTCATTAAGCGCTGAAAAGCATCGGATTTCCCTTGGTGAGGTGTTGCCGACAAAAGCAGGAGATACGGTGCCGCCTCGGCAAGCCCTTGCCCGAGTTTATAACGGGCCACCTGATCGGTACTGCCGCCCATTCGGTGGGACTCGTCCACCACAATTAAATCCCATTGGCCCTGGACCAACCTTTCGTAGCGATTCCGGTTGTACGCCTGAATCTTTTCTTTTGACCAGCCTCTGCGGCGTGTCAGCTGTTTGACAGCATCCAGAGTCACGATGGCCTGAGGAAACCGCATCCATGGGTTGTAATCACTTGTATGGTCTGTTTCCCCGCTGATGTACTGACCCGGGCGTTCCAGTCTCTCCAAGGCATCCAGATCGCCCGGGTTAACCAGAGAAAAGGATTCATTGAAATGGGTGTCCATTTCAGCCACCCACTGCATAGCCAGACTCTTTGGAGCCACTACCAAGGTTCGGCGCACCAGCCCGCGTAATTTTAACTCGCGCAAAACAAGCCCGGCTTCGATGGTTTTTCCAAGACCGACCTCATCAGCCAGCAGGTAGCGCACGCGATCGCCGGATATGGCCCGGGATAGTGCGTGGATCTGGTGTGGCAGCGGGATCACGTTGGACTCCATGGGAGCGAGCAACACATGCCCGTCGGATGCGCTGGATGAGCCTTCCAAAACCTCAGCCACTTTGGCCGCTGCTGAGATATAGGCTACCCGGTGGCTTTCTGTTTTCGGATCCCAATCACTCGACAACGGCTGCAGGTCAGATTGTGGAACACGCACAACGGCATCCTGATTCGGCAACCAAACACGACATACCGTCTGCCCCCACAAGGTCTGTTCTTCGATGAGCTTGCAGACGCTTTTGTGAATTGTGCTGTATTTCCATATATTATTCATAGACAACGATCCTCATCGACATAGTCAGAGCCCAGTGACTAAGTCGCTTTAAAATCGACGCCAACTTAGTCACAAGCTTAGTCACTCGACTCCTCCCATATTTTCAAGAGCCTGAAACCGTGCTCAGAAATGACATATTTCTGATTGCTGGCCTTGGGATTTTCAGGGTTTGTCATTCTAACCAAACCTAAAACAATTAACGGATCTAATGCCTTACGCTTAAAATAGGTTCTATTGCTAAACCCAAACTTATTTTGAATCTCGGTCATAGATTTTGGAACAGTGCAAAACGCTATCGTATCGCGTTGACCATCAGAAATTTCATCAATTGAGATTGCTTCAGCGGGGGCGGAAGTTTCTGTGGGCTCTGATTCAGTATTTTGTGAGCCCACAAATTTTTCCCATAAATGGTCCACAACGGCCAGATTTGACTGATCGACCCACTTCAAAAGAACCTGAACAACAAGGTGATCAGCAATCTCCTTGCATTGCTTTGATGTAGCATTGGTGACAGCTTTGATATCGGTAAGAGAAGTTTTGCCGGTTTGACAAGCATAGGCAAAAACCTTGGCATTCACCTCTGAAAGATGTACACCGATGGAGCTCTGAAACAGAACCTGCTCTTCAGATAAGAGTTTTTCTTTGGCGAGAATCAGTTCAAACGTCTTTTCGGATTTATCATTGTTCACTTCCGGCGGAACATTGCCGAGGTCAGCCCAACTTTGGAAAATGGACCGTATCCCGGTGCCAGCCTGATCACTTAAACCAATTCTTCGAAAAGCATTAACAATGGCAGGGTTTCTGACTTCTTTGGTTCCCGGCTCTAGTAGCTCTTCCTTTGTTGCAAAGGCGTCTCCCGGATTCTTAAAAATTGTGCGATCAACGAAAAACTGAACCACAGGCATTCTGGTATGGTCACCATAGTCCTGATGCATGAGCAAATTTATGGCGGATTCTCGGAAAGTTATATAATCTGGCGGGTTATCTCCTCGCCTCATTGTTGATCCATCAACAGAAAATGGCTTTTCACTGATGCGTGAATATTTTTCTAAGAGTCCCAGCCATGTCTGAATCAGGTTTTCTTCAAAAACTTCTCTGTCATCCCATCGTTTTTCTGGAATCCATTCCTCAAACCTTGTGTTTATTCTTTGGTAATCCACAATTGCGCGGGGAACAACTTGGCGCACATATCGCGCTTTGCCGAAAAATAGAACAGCAGCTCTGGTGGGGGTTGTTTTTCCGGAAATTTCTTTCAAAAAGCCCCATTCAAGCAAAAAATCCGCATCGGATAAGGTTTCATGACGCCCAGGATGTTTCTGATTAAAGATATTTCTGTACCACCTCACAGAACCTTCGTCATAAAAGTTGTCAGCTGAAAAATCAGAAAGTGCCTCACTGTCATAGCGCTCCGTTGAAGCATCCCTAAGCAAACGATGAATTTCATCTTGGGTACATTTCACATCACATGCCCCTTTCCGAAGATAGGACCGTGTAATCGTTCCGTTCAAATATACCGGTTTTTGGGTTCTTGATGATTCCGGAATATAAAAGACCAAAAGGTCCTTACTCTCTATGGTGTGCAGATTTTCCTGAACATCGACTGGCTGGTTTATTTTTTCTTTTTGTCTCAGACTGGTAAGGAAATCATTTTGAATCTTGTCTACATCTATGACACCAACAACCTCGAAATCAGAGCCATCCTTTTTTACGCCAAAAACAAGGTGGCCACCTTCCGTATTAGCAAAAGCAGAGACAGATTCATAAGCACTTTTAGGAATTGCTGTTCGGGCTTCCTTAAACTCAACATCCTTCCACTCATGTTGATTAAGAAGCTCTAAAATTTCTTGTTCCGTCACTATTCACCTCCCCCTCGCGTCACCGCCTGATCATACCACATGAGCAGCTTCGGATCTTCCTCGAGCACGTTGTTCGGGATTTTTTCGGCGACGGTGATGATCACTTTATAGTCCCGTTCCTGCCAGGCTTTCTTGAATCCGGCGCGGACCGCCTCAAGTCGGAATATTTTGAGTTTCTTTTTGGCACGTTTGTATTCTTCAAATTCTTTGAGCAGGGCCTTTTCACGGATTTTTTCAAGGTCACCCGCGTTGTTCGGATCGGGCACATACCAGCGGCCTTTAGCTTTAGCGACTAATGCCGGGTCGTCCTTAGCGAGGTTGCGCATATCTTTCCAGTTGGTGGAGAGATAGCTGTGGATCTGTTCTGGAACAGGGCCTTTACCGTCGTAGAGTAGAAAATTCTGTTCGAGAAGGGTGGAGAGTTCCAAACCGACTTCGTTTTTACTCCAGCCACTGATCTCCTTCATGAACAGGGGATTAATATCCTGAAAACTTTGCGGCTTATCACGCAACAGGCTGCGCAGCCATTCGATAGCCGAGGCTTCATTGGAAATAAACAGCGACTGCTGAAGCGGTCTGCCGCCACCGATCATCTTCTTACGATCGTATTCCGCCACTTGCTCAGGAAGGAAATACATGCCGTCACGCTCGGAAAAACGCTGCGACAACCCAAGTTGAAACACCTGGCTGTCGATGGGGACGTTGTAGCCTTTGCGCACATAATAGGCGATCACCTGATCGTACAGGATGCGTGGGTCACGCTCTGGTATTGAGACGAGGTCCAATCCCAGTTTTTTAGTTACTGGGAGATATTTCAAATGAGTACGAATGAAGTCCCAGACTCCTTCTTCGGTCTGAGCTTCTTTTTCGAAACGTTCTTCTAAACCGCCATTGGGTTTGTAGGCTGAGATTACAAGGTCTTGTTTTACGGCTGTTGGTGTTGTCACTGCCTTAAAGCTACCTTGTTTTTTATCCAGGGCCGAAACGTTTGCTACAATAAATCCAGCTTCAGTAAGGGCCGTTTGGATGCTATTCCAAACCGATGCTTTGGTATTTGAAAATTCTACAGTCATCCATCGCCCAGGCTTAAGCACTCGATAGGCTTCTTTGAAGCAGGCGGCCATTAGGGTTCGATACTCTGCAGCGCCCTTGCCTTGAACGGAGTTTTCAATAGCCTCTGGTTCGTTATTCGTCCATACTTTCAACCATGATTCCCACAGGAAGTTAAGTTCTGAATAATTCAAATTAGCTCCAAATGGTGGATCAATGAAAATGTAGTCGTAAGAGTTTTCGGGTTTCTTGAAACAGGATGAATCTTGAGTCGTAATAACTGTATTAAAACTCGAGTTGGCCTTTTTAAGGAGGCTCGCTAAACGATTTATTTTACCCTCCAGAATATATGGCAAAGAGATATCTACAACCTGAGAGCCGATGTAGAGAGTTCCACTCAAATACTGATTTACTTGAGAAAAATGTGTTGGGACATACCGAGAAATTTTTGCGAATCCCTGCACAGCTTGTTGTACTGTGAATAGAATGTATCGCCTAATGTTTTCAGGCAACTCACGAGTTTTTTGATATGCGCAACCAAGTACCCACAATCCCCGCTTGGAATAAAAATGATGCATATGAGTAATACCAATCACATCATTGCGGCGAGTTTCTTTGCCTTCCATTAGACGATTGGTAGGAAAGCTATATGGAATAGCTGAGAACTCAATTTTTTTCAATATTTCAAAGTCCGTTTTATCAGGCTCTTTGGTAAACTTCTGCTTGCCTATCGAGTAATTTATTAAAACTGGAACTTGCTTTGCCTGCTTGATTGAATCTTTGAGGTGGGTGTCGTAATAAGTTACCCATGCTCGGTCCATATTTTTTTTCGATAGAGGGGCGTCACAGGCTGGACAAGAAAATTCTTTGTTCACCCTGTTAGATTCTTGATCAACGGCGGCTTTTGAAAAGACAACTTCCCCCATGCACTCTGGACAGATAAATACATCTGACCAAACCGTGTAATTTATTTTCCCTTTTGTTTTCCCGTCGGTATGATACGTTTCATACATCCATCTG contains:
- a CDS encoding DNA methylase, translated to MSKQESLFKSKLVPAKDGSGRLFDEEIVFNDGPVKCLGLEFENDDARRAHFTEELRKKLQNPEFRKIEGFPIGEDEDILNLSDPPYYTACPNPWIGQFIDEWESQKAKKPSDYHYHREPFAADVSEGKNDPIYGAHSYHTKVPHKAIMRYILHYTEPGDIVFDGFCGTGMTGVAAQMCGDRDVVVSLGYQVEPDGTILQEEIGEDGKKVWKPISKLGARKAVLNDLSPAATFIAYNYNTPIDVATYEKEAKGILYAVEKECRWMYETYHTDGKTKGKINYTVWSDVFICPECMGEVVFSKAAVDQESNRVNKEFSCPACDAPLSKKNMDRAWVTYYDTHLKDSIKQAKQVPVLINYSIGKQKFTKEPDKTDFEILKKIEFSAIPYSFPTNRLMEGKETRRNDVIGITHMHHFYSKRGLWVLGCAYQKTRELPENIRRYILFTVQQAVQGFAKISRYVPTHFSQVNQYLSGTLYIGSQVVDISLPYILEGKINRLASLLKKANSSFNTVITTQDSSCFKKPENSYDYIFIDPPFGANLNYSELNFLWESWLKVWTNNEPEAIENSVQGKGAAEYRTLMAACFKEAYRVLKPGRWMTVEFSNTKASVWNSIQTALTEAGFIVANVSALDKKQGSFKAVTTPTAVKQDLVISAYKPNGGLEERFEKEAQTEEGVWDFIRTHLKYLPVTKKLGLDLVSIPERDPRILYDQVIAYYVRKGYNVPIDSQVFQLGLSQRFSERDGMYFLPEQVAEYDRKKMIGGGRPLQQSLFISNEASAIEWLRSLLRDKPQSFQDINPLFMKEISGWSKNEVGLELSTLLEQNFLLYDGKGPVPEQIHSYLSTNWKDMRNLAKDDPALVAKAKGRWYVPDPNNAGDLEKIREKALLKEFEEYKRAKKKLKIFRLEAVRAGFKKAWQERDYKVIITVAEKIPNNVLEEDPKLLMWYDQAVTRGGGE